The Chitinophagales bacterium genomic sequence AGTTTTTTTGTACTGAGTTAAAACCATCTCCTCTCTATCTTTTATAGAGAAAAACTGCAAAGCCTGCCCTTGCACTATTGTTTTATGTAAATGTCGGGTTGACTGAATTACATCATAAGGATTTCTATGTAAATTAATAAACTTAGCATTAGGATAAAGTTCTAAAAGCTCTTTAATTCTACTGGTATTATGTGGGTTTTTTAATACCAATTGCTTACCGTCATTAAAAAAAGTAATGTTTTGCAATAAAAAATGATAATCTTTTCTCCATTCAGCTTTTTCTTTTGCACTAACTCCCTCAAATAAATTATACTTAGTGAAATAACTTTGATTTTGAGGGAAATTCCACGAATGGATTCCCGATTTAGTACTCAAAACACTCATAGGTTGCTCTTCTTCTGCCGGTAAATCGGGCGAAACTCTAATATTATCCTGTGGTCTTTTGCTGGGCATTAAAGGCGAAAGCACAATTTTTAATAAAGAGCGACTTAAATGTGCCACATTAAACAAAAAACTTTGATAGTTGCTCAGTGTTCCGTACTGTGGGTCTTTGTGCATCAAATAATGAAGATGTGTGGTGCCACTTCGCCAATGACCTAAAATAAAAATAGGTTGTTGCTTGCTTAAATCTACTTTAGATATTTTTTTATTAAAAATTATTTT encodes the following:
- a CDS encoding sulfotransferase — protein: MTKRKNQKVIGHLLYNALPRVWRQLQKENEITGIYKKKARYITFMVYFIMMPLQFLQKIIFNKKISKVDLSKQQPIFILGHWRSGTTHLHYLMHKDPQYGTLSNYQSFLFNVAHLSRSLLKIVLSPLMPSKRPQDNIRVSPDLPAEEEQPMSVLSTKSGIHSWNFPQNQSYFTKYNLFEGVSAKEKAEWRKDYHFLLQNITFFNDGKQLVLKNPHNTSRIKELLELYPNAKFINLHRNPYDVIQSTRHLHKTIVQGQALQFFSIKDREEMVLTQYKKT